A genome region from Dendrosporobacter quercicolus includes the following:
- the proC gene encoding pyrroline-5-carboxylate reductase codes for MLQEKKIGFIGGGAMAEALLRGMINTGLIQPQQIIVSDIIAERRDYLAQAYAVSTTGEIHAAAKNTDILFLAVKPQVVKAVMEQLSGQVATTTIVVSIVAGLTLAALQAKFPGCAVIRVMPNTPIAVGAGMSALALGKLATKQDSDLISRIFSSAGTAVTVGEELMDAVTGLSGSGPAYGFVMIDALADAGVSVGLSRQTALVLAAQTLLGAAKMVLETGEHPAKLRDMVTSPGGTAITGIHVLEQNGLRAALIDAVKAATKRSQEMGKK; via the coding sequence ATGTTGCAAGAAAAGAAAATTGGCTTTATTGGCGGCGGGGCCATGGCTGAGGCCCTGCTTCGCGGAATGATCAATACGGGGCTGATTCAGCCTCAGCAAATTATAGTAAGTGATATTATTGCCGAAAGACGCGATTATTTAGCGCAGGCTTATGCAGTTTCAACCACCGGGGAGATTCATGCGGCGGCAAAGAATACGGATATTCTTTTTCTTGCGGTAAAACCGCAGGTGGTTAAAGCGGTAATGGAGCAATTGAGTGGGCAGGTAGCCACAACAACCATTGTTGTTTCTATTGTGGCGGGGCTGACCTTAGCCGCATTGCAGGCCAAATTTCCCGGGTGCGCCGTTATCCGGGTTATGCCGAACACCCCGATTGCCGTTGGCGCCGGCATGTCGGCTTTGGCTTTGGGCAAGCTGGCCACAAAACAGGACAGTGATTTGATTTCCCGGATTTTCTCCTCGGCCGGTACCGCAGTAACTGTGGGAGAAGAACTAATGGATGCCGTGACCGGTCTGTCGGGCAGCGGTCCTGCTTATGGCTTCGTTATGATTGACGCTTTAGCCGACGCCGGGGTAAGTGTCGGTTTGTCGCGCCAAACCGCACTGGTACTGGCGGCTCAGACACTGCTGGGAGCCGCGAAAATGGTGCTGGAAACCGGAGAACATCCTGCAAAATTGCGGGATATGGTAACCTCGCCCGGCGGTACGGCGATTACCGGAATTCACGTTTTAGAGCAGAACGGGCTGCGGGCCGCGTTAATTGATGCGGTAAAGGCAGCGACGAAACGGTCGCAGGAGATGGGGAAAAAATAA
- the ileS gene encoding isoleucine--tRNA ligase — protein sequence MDYSKTLNLPNTDFPMRGNLPEREPQILEFWRNNQIYAQRAARNKGRKKFILHDGPPYANGNIHLGTALNKILKDIIVKYKSLTGYDAPYVPGWDTHGLPIEHAAIKILGLNRHELDPLDLRRECKQYALKCLDMQREDFKRLGVNGDWEHPYITLTPDYEAQQIGVFGEMAKKGYIYKGLKTVYWCTSCETALAEAEIEYAEKKSHTIFVKFPLIDDKGCLPEGISPDNVFAVIWTTTPWTLPANVAIAIHPDLNYAWVEANGEVYLLAEGLIAAVVKENGLENVNVLATAKGTELAGMVFAHPFIERESVLVLADYVTLEQGTGCVHTAPGHGEEDFETGMRNGLPIISPVDGAGKFTKEGGKFAGLTVHDANVPIIKELAERSMLLGKSSIRHQYAHCWRCKSPVIYRATEQWFASIDGFRQEALRAIADTRWIPGWGEDRIRNMVADRHDWCISRQRVWGVPIPIFYCTSCNEHIINDTTIGIVQELFKQYGSDIWWAKSAAEILPPDFTCPHCGQKEFRKESDIMDVWFDSGSSHASVLEQREELNWPADLYLEGSDQHRGWFQSSLLTSVATKGRAPYEAVLTHGFVVDGDGRKMSKSIGNVILPPDVIKKYGADILRLWVASADYQADIRISNDILKQMSEVYRKIRNTFRYILGNIHDFQPQKDKVAYADLPEIDRWALLRLEQVRERVSKAYESYEFHLLYHTIHNFCAIDLSAIYLDILKDRVYTSLPDSVERRAAQTVMYEILKTLVTLVAPVLTFSAEEVWQYMPKEAGMPESVQLAEWPAAHTEYLDTGLEAKWNKILAMRGEITKALEAARRNKVIGHSLDATIDIYAGESEYALLDLIRQELSTILIVSQANIIKGVAAAPGKAYQAEELELAVTVAPATGGKCERCWTFSNTVGVQREHDTLCERCAAVVAKL from the coding sequence TTGGATTATAGTAAGACGCTGAATCTGCCAAATACTGATTTTCCAATGCGCGGAAATCTACCGGAGCGGGAGCCGCAAATACTTGAATTTTGGCGGAATAACCAAATTTATGCGCAGAGAGCGGCTCGTAACAAGGGCCGGAAAAAATTTATTTTACATGATGGTCCTCCCTATGCCAATGGCAATATTCATTTAGGGACAGCTTTAAATAAAATTCTGAAAGATATTATTGTAAAATATAAATCGTTGACAGGCTATGATGCTCCCTATGTTCCGGGGTGGGATACCCACGGCTTGCCGATCGAGCATGCCGCAATAAAAATTCTGGGACTTAACCGGCATGAGCTGGATCCGCTGGACTTGCGGCGCGAGTGCAAGCAATACGCCTTAAAATGCCTGGATATGCAGCGTGAGGATTTTAAGCGGCTGGGTGTTAACGGCGATTGGGAACATCCCTACATTACTTTAACTCCGGACTATGAAGCCCAGCAAATCGGCGTATTTGGTGAAATGGCCAAAAAAGGCTATATTTATAAAGGGTTAAAGACCGTTTATTGGTGCACCTCCTGTGAAACAGCGCTGGCTGAGGCCGAAATTGAATACGCCGAAAAGAAGTCTCATACCATTTTTGTTAAATTTCCTTTGATTGATGATAAAGGCTGTTTACCGGAGGGAATCAGTCCGGACAATGTTTTTGCCGTTATCTGGACAACCACTCCCTGGACGTTGCCGGCCAATGTTGCCATTGCCATCCATCCGGACCTGAACTATGCCTGGGTGGAGGCCAATGGTGAGGTCTATCTCCTGGCCGAGGGCCTGATTGCAGCGGTTGTCAAGGAAAATGGCCTGGAAAACGTAAATGTGCTGGCAACTGCCAAAGGAACTGAACTGGCGGGAATGGTTTTTGCACATCCGTTTATCGAACGCGAGTCGGTGCTTGTTTTAGCCGATTATGTCACTTTGGAACAAGGTACCGGCTGCGTACACACTGCACCGGGACACGGGGAGGAAGACTTTGAAACCGGGATGAGGAATGGGCTGCCCATCATCAGTCCGGTAGACGGCGCCGGTAAATTTACCAAGGAAGGCGGGAAGTTTGCCGGACTAACTGTTCACGACGCCAATGTGCCGATCATTAAGGAATTAGCTGAGCGGTCCATGCTGTTAGGCAAAAGTTCAATCAGGCATCAGTATGCGCACTGCTGGCGCTGCAAAAGTCCGGTTATTTACCGGGCGACCGAGCAGTGGTTTGCATCCATCGACGGATTCAGGCAGGAGGCTTTGCGGGCAATCGCCGATACCCGCTGGATTCCGGGCTGGGGTGAAGACCGTATCCGCAATATGGTTGCCGATCGTCATGACTGGTGCATTTCCCGTCAACGGGTATGGGGAGTGCCTATTCCGATTTTTTACTGCACAAGCTGCAACGAGCATATCATTAATGACACTACCATCGGTATTGTCCAGGAGTTATTTAAACAATACGGTTCAGATATCTGGTGGGCGAAAAGCGCAGCCGAAATTCTGCCGCCTGACTTTACTTGTCCGCATTGCGGGCAAAAAGAATTCCGCAAAGAAAGCGACATTATGGATGTATGGTTTGACAGCGGCTCCAGCCATGCTTCAGTCCTTGAGCAGCGCGAGGAGCTTAACTGGCCGGCTGACCTATACCTGGAAGGCAGTGATCAGCACCGCGGCTGGTTCCAGTCGTCGCTGTTAACTTCAGTTGCAACGAAAGGCAGAGCGCCGTACGAGGCAGTTTTAACCCACGGTTTCGTTGTGGATGGCGACGGCCGGAAGATGTCAAAATCAATTGGCAATGTGATCTTACCGCCGGATGTCATCAAAAAATATGGCGCGGATATCCTGCGCTTGTGGGTGGCCTCCGCCGATTATCAGGCTGATATCCGTATTTCCAATGATATTCTCAAACAAATGTCTGAGGTCTACCGGAAAATCCGCAATACCTTTCGCTATATTTTAGGCAACATCCATGATTTTCAGCCGCAAAAGGACAAGGTCGCTTACGCGGATCTGCCGGAAATTGACCGTTGGGCCCTGTTGCGGCTGGAACAAGTACGGGAACGGGTGAGTAAAGCCTATGAAAGTTATGAGTTTCATTTGCTGTACCATACCATTCACAATTTCTGCGCAATTGATCTAAGCGCAATTTATCTTGATATTTTGAAAGACAGGGTCTATACCTCCTTGCCGGATTCAGTCGAACGCCGGGCTGCTCAAACGGTCATGTATGAAATTCTGAAAACCTTGGTAACACTGGTTGCTCCGGTATTGACCTTTTCGGCTGAAGAGGTCTGGCAGTACATGCCAAAAGAAGCAGGCATGCCGGAAAGCGTACAATTAGCCGAGTGGCCGGCTGCTCATACCGAGTATCTGGATACCGGCCTTGAGGCCAAGTGGAATAAAATCCTGGCAATGCGCGGCGAAATTACCAAAGCGCTGGAAGCGGCCAGACGGAATAAGGTCATCGGCCATTCGCTGGATGCGACAATTGATATCTATGCCGGTGAATCGGAATACGCTTTGCTGGATTTGATCCGGCAAGAATTATCTACCATCTTAATCGTTTCCCAGGCCAATATCATTAAAGGTGTTGCCGCAGCTCCCGGTAAAGCCTATCAAGCCGAAGAACTGGAACTGGCGGTAACCGTTGCTCCGGCCACAGGCGGAAAATGCGAGCGTTGCTGGACTTTCAGCAATACGGTTGGCGTGCAACGTGAACATGATACCTTATGTGAACGCTGCGCGGCGGTAGTTGCAAAGCTTTAG
- a CDS encoding DUF167 domain-containing protein, whose protein sequence is MMVTTGLAIQQLPDGVSMKVRVQPRASRNKIAGMYADRLKVVLTSPPVDGEANQACIDFFAKLFAMPKNGVSILAGHKSRNKTIKLCGLDQAAVLAKLQAIADG, encoded by the coding sequence ATGATGGTTACGACCGGACTGGCGATTCAACAGCTCCCGGACGGCGTATCAATGAAAGTCCGGGTGCAGCCGCGGGCCAGCCGTAATAAAATTGCCGGAATGTATGCCGACCGGCTTAAGGTGGTACTGACGTCGCCGCCTGTTGACGGCGAGGCCAACCAGGCCTGTATTGACTTTTTCGCCAAGCTGTTTGCCATGCCCAAAAACGGCGTCAGTATACTTGCCGGACATAAAAGCCGTAATAAGACGATTAAACTCTGCGGACTTGATCAAGCTGCCGTACTGGCAAAGCTGCAAGCCATAGCTGACGGTTAA
- a CDS encoding DivIVA domain-containing protein has translation MLTPLDIHNKEFKRGFRGYNEDDVDEFLDLVVKDYEQLYRENGDLKETIDRLNSKLEHFQHIENTLHNTLVIAQETAEDVKFNAKKETELMIKEAEVNAQRLVDEAAGKVRRMTAEYEELQKQVQIYRTRMRTLVQAQLEMLKSSEEDDEHE, from the coding sequence ATGCTTACGCCTTTAGATATTCATAATAAAGAATTCAAACGAGGTTTTCGCGGGTATAACGAGGATGATGTCGACGAATTTTTAGATCTGGTGGTAAAAGATTATGAGCAATTATACCGGGAAAATGGGGATTTAAAAGAAACCATTGACCGGCTCAACAGCAAACTTGAGCATTTCCAGCATATCGAAAATACCTTGCACAATACGCTGGTGATCGCTCAGGAAACCGCTGAGGATGTAAAATTTAACGCCAAAAAAGAAACTGAACTCATGATTAAAGAAGCTGAGGTCAATGCCCAAAGACTGGTCGATGAAGCGGCGGGCAAAGTTCGCCGCATGACTGCCGAGTATGAAGAACTGCAAAAGCAGGTGCAGATCTACCGGACCAGGATGAGGACGCTGGTGCAAGCCCAGCTGGAGATGTTGAAATCGTCGGAAGAAGATGATGAGCACGAATGA
- a CDS encoding cell division protein SepF, giving the protein MKFMEKVWGSLGLFEQVEPEAGQQVKPDEAPEPKSRKANNLVNLPTAVASKQIKVMVVEPFSFDDAQHVADHLKNRKPVVVNFENTDKEVAKRMIDFISGTAYALSGSIQKVGNHIFLCAPTNVDVSYSSQEEGMDKAFMPWAQK; this is encoded by the coding sequence ATGAAATTCATGGAAAAAGTATGGGGCAGTTTAGGTCTGTTCGAGCAGGTTGAACCCGAAGCGGGACAACAGGTTAAGCCTGATGAAGCGCCTGAGCCCAAAAGCCGCAAAGCAAATAATCTGGTCAATCTGCCGACAGCGGTTGCCTCAAAACAAATTAAGGTAATGGTGGTTGAGCCGTTTTCGTTCGATGACGCCCAGCATGTGGCTGATCATTTGAAAAACCGTAAGCCTGTTGTTGTTAACTTTGAAAACACCGACAAAGAAGTTGCCAAACGGATGATTGATTTCATTAGCGGCACGGCTTATGCTCTGAGCGGTTCAATTCAGAAGGTCGGCAATCATATTTTTCTGTGTGCGCCGACCAATGTTGACGTTTCTTATAGTTCACAGGAGGAAGGCATGGATAAAGCTTTTATGCCCTGGGCGCAAAAGTAG
- a CDS encoding RNA-binding protein, producing the protein MSDRDKILRYYRSSGDEHTAARLLDAADGVMRSRKNKVVEFVDPYGYTIAETVAAHYDQIELQASGGYAGAERQRIAFVHRDFRGTTDFMLAALSLAWDARYYHLSHRDVLGAALGLGLKRELLGDIIMLGDRAQLVADAAIVEYMAKNMTQIGAAAVTAVPIPLTEIAPREEKLKELKTTVASLRLDVIAAAGFGVSRSRMADEIAAEKVKVNWQQARSSSQAVKQGDVISMRGRGRVELCEIFGQTKKGRTSILLKRFI; encoded by the coding sequence ATGAGTGACCGGGACAAAATACTGCGTTATTACCGGTCCAGCGGCGATGAGCATACTGCAGCCAGGCTGCTGGATGCGGCTGACGGGGTAATGCGCAGTCGTAAAAATAAGGTTGTGGAGTTTGTTGATCCCTATGGCTATACCATTGCCGAGACTGTAGCCGCTCACTATGACCAGATAGAACTGCAGGCCAGCGGCGGCTATGCCGGCGCTGAGCGGCAAAGGATCGCTTTTGTCCACCGTGACTTCCGGGGAACAACGGATTTTATGTTGGCCGCGCTTTCGCTTGCCTGGGACGCGCGCTATTATCATCTGTCTCACCGGGACGTGCTGGGGGCGGCGCTGGGCTTAGGGCTCAAGCGGGAGCTGCTTGGCGATATCATAATGCTTGGTGATCGTGCGCAGCTTGTAGCGGATGCCGCCATCGTTGAATATATGGCAAAAAATATGACGCAAATTGGAGCAGCGGCTGTTACGGCGGTTCCAATACCCCTAACGGAAATTGCGCCGCGGGAAGAGAAGCTGAAAGAACTGAAAACGACAGTGGCTTCACTGCGTCTGGATGTCATTGCCGCCGCCGGCTTTGGCGTGTCCCGCAGCAGAATGGCTGACGAAATTGCCGCAGAAAAGGTTAAAGTCAACTGGCAGCAGGCCAGGAGCAGCTCGCAAGCGGTTAAGCAGGGCGATGTTATTTCCATGCGCGGCCGGGGCCGGGTTGAACTATGCGAGATCTTCGGCCAGACGAAAAAAGGCCGGACGAGTATTTTATTAAAGCGGTTTATTTAA
- a CDS encoding YggS family pyridoxal phosphate-dependent enzyme yields MGIAQNLTEVRRNIDLAMNRAAVRPAGDEFKLIAVTKNQGIDEMRQAIDHGITAVGENRVQEVLGKLPELKRTVEWHLIGHLQTNKVRQIVPFADLIHSVDSRRVALEISRVAGKLGKCQDILIQVNAAGEPGKFGIAPEDTLALAQDISSLEHVRLCGLMTIAPQVADPELVRPVFRNLYRLFMELAAIRLDHTDMKWLSMGMTGDYITAVEEGANMVRVGTGIFGARQY; encoded by the coding sequence ATGGGTATCGCACAAAATTTAACCGAAGTCAGGCGAAATATTGATTTGGCAATGAACCGCGCTGCTGTCCGGCCTGCCGGTGATGAATTCAAGCTGATCGCGGTAACGAAAAACCAGGGAATTGATGAAATGCGCCAGGCGATTGATCATGGAATAACCGCTGTGGGGGAAAACCGGGTGCAGGAGGTTTTGGGCAAGCTGCCGGAATTGAAGCGTACTGTTGAATGGCACCTTATTGGTCACCTTCAGACCAATAAGGTGCGGCAAATCGTGCCGTTTGCCGACCTGATCCATTCTGTTGACAGCCGGCGGGTGGCTTTGGAGATCAGCCGGGTCGCCGGCAAGCTGGGTAAATGCCAGGATATTCTTATTCAGGTTAATGCCGCCGGTGAACCCGGCAAATTTGGGATCGCACCGGAGGATACCCTGGCATTGGCTCAGGATATCAGTTCACTAGAGCATGTTCGGCTTTGCGGGTTGATGACCATAGCGCCGCAGGTTGCAGACCCTGAACTGGTTAGGCCGGTTTTTCGTAATTTATACCGTTTGTTTATGGAACTGGCGGCAATCAGGCTTGATCATACCGATATGAAATGGTTGTCCATGGGGATGACCGGCGATTATATAACAGCAGTGGAAGAAGGCGCCAATATGGTGCGGGTTGGTACTGGCATATTTGGGGCGCGTCAATATTAA